The sequence AAATAACTCTTGGGATCATAATTTTGAATGATCCCAGCTACCTTAGTCAGGGAGGGGGTATGATCGAATTTGGTGATGTGATGGACACCGGATTTCCCCTGGGAGAGATTATTCCAAAATTCTTTGATTTCAACACCGAGTGGACAGAATATTCCCATACCTGTGACGAAGACACGCTTACGCCCCATTCTGATCTCGATTCACAACTCCAACGATCCCAGGGTGACATCGCCTATAAACCTCAACATAATCTGGCCGGTTGATATGGGCATATTGAAGAGTAGCATCCAAGCTGACGTATCCAAAGAGTTGAGCAAGATCTGTTAAATCCAACCCATTCTCCAACAAGTGTGCTGCAAATGAATGACGGAGAATACGTGCATTGATACGGCTCTGAATTCCAGCTCGTTTTGCGTGCTTCTTAATCATGAACCAGAACCCAACCCTCGTCATTCTCTCACCATCTCTATTTGGAAATAAGCACAAATCTTCCTCGAAGCGCAATCTGTCCTGTCTACCTTCTTTGAGGTATTTTTGAAGTACCTCAATTGCCATTGTAGTAACCGGAACCATTCGCTCCCTTCGACCTCGCACCTTCAGAAAACCCAAATCTAAAAATAAATCTGAGGTGTCTAAATTCAACAATTCATGAACTTTTAAGCCACTTGAATAGAGCAATTCCAACATTGCTCGATCTCGCAGTCCAAGATAATGATCATCTGAAGGAGCCTCCAATAAATCTTCAACCTCGTTTGTACTCAATAGTTCTGGGGGCTTTGGGGGAATTTCAGGAAACTTTACGAGATGGAGCGGGTTGACACGAATCCAATTTTTTCCCTCTGCACAATTTAAAAATAGTTTTAAGGAAGAAAGATGACGGCAAACCGAGCTGGGTTGCATAAAATCAAGCAACTGATCTCGATATTGTCCCATAAGCAAGTGATTGACCTTCCCTAGGTCCCCAGCCTCTGTGGTGGCTACATACCAATGCAGAAACTGCTGAGTGTCATCGTGGTGGTTTTTCAGGCTACTGTCTGAGTAGGATTGCGACTTCAACCATTCCATAAATTCTTGAAGCAGCAGTTCCATGAGGAAGCAGATGTAGGAGTGAAGTGGAGGAGAAGCCCACGAGAACCGTGTGAGCAAATGGGGCTTTTGATGCCTAGCCCGAATAGGTGGAGAAGCGTATAAGAACTTTAGGCTTCCTTAGTAAAGGCGTGCTCACCATTCTCAGGGACAATCTCCGCGTGGTGATGAAAAGGCAACAAAAGTTTGTCATCACAAGAACCGCAGGACTTCTCGGCAAAAAACCACAGGCAAAGTGATTTTTAGACCATATTGAACCTTAGCGAATACAGTCCATCTGGGCAAGTGAATTCAAGCTTGGACTAGAACCTGATCAAGTCTTTCACAAAGATCACGAAGATTTTTTTCCATTTCATCATACTGCGGTTGTTGCTTCTGTCTCATCAACTGATCAGCCAGATTTAAGGCCACTAACAAGTACAAATTACTGGAGGAAATAGAGCTAGAACTTTGTTGGATTGTTGAAATTTGTTGTTCCAAAAAGCTCTCCACTTTCCTTATGTGCTCTTCGCCATAAGGACTTGCAATCGCAAATCGGTTACCGTTGACTATAATTTGATACTGTTTGCGATCAGCTTTGGCGTCAGACATGGCAGTTCCTCAACAAGGTAGAAAGTTAGCCCTCTGCAATGATTTTCACCTTCTCGGTGTGCAGAACACGATACAGGTTCCGCTCCTGAGGTTTTGATGGATCAAGCTGTGAATTAAACTGGTAAACACGCTTATGTCGGCTTGTCGTGAAACGGAATGTGATTGGGAGTGGCCGCTCTTTATTATATGCGGGAAGTTGTTTTGTGTCACTGGGTTCAAAATAAATGAAATTAGGAGAGTTAAACCTGACAAGAGCGCTGAACTCTTCATTCTGATGATGATCTGTTGGTGATCTATAACTCGCAGTTAGCTGTACTCCTGGAGCTACCTGACGGGAATTTCCTACAACCAGATCTGGATTTTCAGAAGTGAACCTCAACTTCTCCCTAAGCTTCACCAAAAGATCTAACTTCTGATAGTCCAGTTGTCCTAATTTCTGAATTGACTGCTCAAAGATTTCAGCCTTCTTAGTAATTGCCTTGTAGTCTTTAACATCCATCAATCTAGACATTTCCCACAACAGTTGAGCCTCATTTTCTTCCAAACGGAACTCTTTACTAACCGTCTCGATTAATTTCAAACGAGCACGTTCGTATAGTTTTACCTTAAAACCATCAACTAAATTTTGATCTGGTGTGTAATAAATATTGAGATTTCCACGGTCAGTATCCTCCCAAAAGGTGGGCCCTGCGAATTTCAATCGACCACATGAGATTTCAATCACTTTGCTAAAGTTAATTTCCCCAAGAACGTTAACATCATCCATTACGTCCTTAAGAATTTTCTCGACAAACTCCTCATCATTATTTCGCTCATAGAAAAGAGCCAATCCAATCTGCAGAATCCTCACTCCGTTATTTATCAGAACACCTTGATCTAGGTCCTCTTTGTTAACATCCGGTGGGTTATCAACTTGCAGAATCTCTCCAAGCAGATGAGTTTGTAAATCCCTATCCCATTTCTCGTTATAAACCTTCTCCAACAGCTTTTTCATCTCAGTAGCGATGACATCGACAATGAAATACAGAGCGGGGCTATTTTTCCCATGCTTAAAGATTTCAATACCGTAAATTCTGAAGTACATGAAGCAGCGTTTGAGGTAATCAATCCGCTGATGATCTGCCAAATGATTTACAAAATTCCCATAGTGGAACGCAACGTTATAAAGATTTCTCGCTTCGTTGTTCTTGATCGCATGCTTGATCGCAAATCGAAGAAGGGTGTTAAATCGAATAATGATCACATCTACTAAGTTATCATCCTCTACTTCAATCGCGGTTAGACCGATTTCGGACATCTCTGCAGCCACCAATGAAGCCAGATCAAATGATCCGTCTTCAATTTGCCGTATGTAAACATTTCCGAGTAGGCGGAACAACTTCTGCTCGTAAAATGTCTTTGATTTCTCCATGTCTCCGTACTGACCGATCATAGTCTTAAAGCTGATGTCTGTTCGCACTTTGGGCATTACCGAGAAGAATTCTTCACCAATATGAGATTTGACTCGAACGTATTCATGAATTGTCAAACTCATCTGATGAATGATATCCGCTTTGAGTTCCTTAAAAGACACATATTCTAGAATGTCGTCCAACTGGTTCAAAGCCTCGAACATCTGAACTTGGTATTGCTCGCGGATATTTGGCACTGTAATGAGTGCCTGGGCTCTTTCCGTTGTCAGATCATGAATTTGATCAAGATTATTCCCATAAATGCGACTAATGACGTTGCTTGGTTTGGTATAACGCAGAATGTAGAAAATATAGGGAAATGCAAAAAATGCTGAGAGAACGAGGAGAATGTGGGTGTTAAAAACTCTGCTGGCAGGGCGGACCAGATCAATATCGGCATACAGGTTGATGAGAATTGCGTGCATTCCCGAAACGATCAAAAACCACACGTAGATCAAACTAGGCAGATCTTTCATGTAGAGGTCGATCAGTTTTGGAATACTTTGGGAAGCAATCGAAATGACCAGGATCAAAGTTCCCAAGATCATTCCTAGCAGGGCTTGCCAGACTTCGGCGCTGAACCCCATATCAACACCTTCAAAGCCCTCTGGAAAACTACCGCTGAAAAAAGCGATGATTCCCTTGTATGGCTCGAAGAGGACTGCATCGAAAAGAATGTCGCCAAGAACAACGAGTAAGACTACTCCCATCAACGATGCAGTCGATCGGTTGCGATCTACAAATGCTAACGCGCGGAAAATGTAGAAACTGACCTGCAGAGACGATTTTTGCGATTCCTCTACGGCAGTCTGTTCTGAAACTGTATCCATAACCTTCAAAGAGTGTGATGGGTCAAAACTTCGAAATCCCCTAAGGATTCACTTTAGTTGTTTTTTCAAAACAATTGAGAACTGAAAAAATTGAAAAAAATCTAGATTGCAGCCAACTTCTCGAAACCACAAGCAATAGACGCCCCAACTCAATTGGGAGCATCATTTTCAATGAGTTTTCCCCCTTCCAAAGAAATCACTCTGTCTGCTATTCCCAACACATCGCTGCTGTGGGTTGCTACGATCATGGTTTTCCCTGCTTTCCGAATAAGTTCCCTAAATAAACCTAAAGCTTGCTCTCCAGTTTGTCGATCTAGGTTACCAGTGGGCTCATCGGCCAATACTAAATTTGGTTCGTGAACCAGTGCTCTGGCAATCGCTACCCTCTGCTGTTCCCCACCAGAAAGCCGATCAGAGAAGCTTTCCAATCGATCCCCCAAACCTAGTTCCTGCATAAACTCAGCAACTCTAGCTTTGGCAATTTTTACAGATATTCCATTTAATTCCATTGGTAGCAACAGATTTTCTTCAACGGTCAATGTAGGAATTAAATTGAAGGACTGGAAAACGAATCCAATATTTTTTCTACGAAATAGAGTTCTTTGGTGCTCGTCCAATTCATTCAACATGGTTTTCGCTATCCTAATACTTCCTGAGGACGGTTCATCGATCCCAGCCAGTAAGTTGAGCAAAGTAGATTTGCCAGAACCACTTCTTCCCAACAAAGCCACTATCTGTCCCTCTTGAATTTTAAGACTTACATTTCGAAGGACTTCACGCATCTCACCACCTTCCAAATAGAACTTGTTCAATTCATTAAGTTCTAAAAAATCTTTCGCTAAAATCTCCAAATAGAATCCTTAATCAAAGTTGACAAGTGACAGCAATCAAAGTAATTTTTAATCGCTTTGCTGATGGCGGGAGTAGCTCAGTTGGTAGAGCGCTGGATTGTGATTCCAGTGGTCGTGGGTTCAAGTCCCATCTCTCGCCCCATGGGCGCCTGTAGCTCAGCTGGATAGAGCATTTGACTTCGGATCAAAGGGTCGGGGGTTCGAATCCTCCCGGGCGCGCCATGCCTTCCTCACAAAATACAATCATTTCGATTACCCCGCTTTTCCTGCTTTCAAAAAGACCCTCGCAATTAATTTTAATATCCTACTGCTGCTCTCTTGAGCAATGGTTGCTCTTTCACTGGAAGATGAACGATGACTGAGAAAGCTCCCACCCCAACGCCAACCCACCAAACTACATCGTAAGACCCAAATTCATCATAGAACAGACCACCTAACCATACCCCTGCAAAACCACCCAGTTGATGAGATAAAAAAACCAATCCGTATAAAGTACCCATGTACTTAAGTCCGTAGTTATAGGCAACCAATCCTGAGGTTAGTGGCACAGTGGCTAACCATAAGCTTCCCATCACAGCTGAAAACAATAGAACTGAGTTCGACGTAATTGGCAACATGATGAAGGCTGCAGCCGCAATTGTGCGGCCTAGATAAATCAACGATAGCAAATTTTTCTTTAGAAAGTATTTCCCCAGTGCCCCTGCGGCTATGGTTCCCAAAAGATTTGCTATGCCAATCATAGCGATTGAAAATGCACCCAACGCCGACGTTGTTGAGACTCCAATGCTCCGTAAAAGACTATCCTGAGGTATTCCCATACACATTTCCTCCACTAAAGCTGGAAAATGTGCAGTGATGAAAGCCAGTTGAAAGCCACAGGAAAAGAATCCCAAGAAAATCATGATGAAGCTTGGATCCTTGAAAGCCCTGCCACAAACTTCTTCTAGGCTCTCCTCCAAATCTTGCCGAGTAGCAAAATTGGTTGATCGCAAGAAAGGGAGAACTACTAAGACAAAGAGAATCGAAACTGCAAAAACCAGAAAAACTTCGGACCATGGCATTATCCCAAGTAACCAACTAGCTGTTGGAGGACCAACAATCTGACCAGCTGAGCCAGCTGCTGTGGTAATGCCTAACGCTAGGGAACGATTCTCAGGACTCGTACTTCTTCCAACGACAGCCAAGATCACCCCAAAACCTGTCCCAGCGATTCCAAAACCAACTAAAATTTCTAGTATTTGAAGTGCTTCTGGAGTGACGGCATAGCTACTCAAAACTAGTCCTAGAGCATACAGGAGTGCCCCAAGCACAATTGCTTTTCGGTCTCCCCACTTCTCTGCAATGACACTGAAGAGTGGTTGTCCAATTCCCCAAGCAAGATTCTGAATAGCAATCGCGAGAGAAAACTCTGAACGAGGCCAAAGGAACTCGGTACCGATAGGGACCTGAAAAACCCCAAAGCTGGCCCTGATTGCAAAACCAACCATTAGAATGACGGAACCAGCCAAAAGCACTGGAGTAAACAATGATGCCTTGTTGTCTGAGTGCATATTCAAAACAACTCTGTCTTTCAGGAGTAGAGTGGGGATTCTGGTAACGGAAGATGAATCAGCGGTGGGAATACATTATTAAAAATGTCAGCTTACTTTGGTAAGCTTTCCGGCCTTGTGCATGCCAGGCCGGAGTAGCAGCTACTTCTTAAAGCTTAGGCTTTCAATCTCTCTAACTCCTCAGGTTTCATCTTGGTTGCTGTGGCAACAACGTCAATGCTCATCTCAGTTTCACTGTTGACTAGCCTGCGAGCAATTTCAACTCGCTCATGTTCTTGGCCACGCAGCATTCCTTCCCGGTGACCTTGGCGCCCTTTTGCTTCCATTGCCTCCATAATCCGATCCCGAATTCTTTTACGAATTTGATCCACTGGAATGATCAAGACCGCCAAAATAAGAACCATCAGCCATTCACCAAAGCCTAAACCAACAGTTCGTAGAACCTCACCTCCCAAGTAAGTGAAGATGATCTGGAGGAAGAAGATCAAGCCAACGACCCGTAAGAAATTCTTGTTTTCACCAATATACTCAAATAGATCTGTACCCTCTGTACGTGAGTTAAATTTATTGAAATTGTTGATGAAAACAAAGAACGCGAAAAATGCTGTCAACAATACTGCATCTGGATTGTAACCTGGATCTGTTGGTAATCCACAACGACTTTCATCACAGGCAAAGAAACTGCTGAGTCCATCACTGGTCAAGAAGAACAAACTCATGATAGCCATCGCAATCCCATTTGTGAAAATAGCAGACCACATGTCTGGAGTAATTAATGGTGCATTTTTTGGAATTGGAGGTTCCTTCATGTATCGACTCAGAGCAGCCTCTCCAGCAAAGGCAATCGCAGCCAGAGTGTCCATAACAAGGTTAATCCAGAGCATTTGAGTCATGGTGAGCGGCAGGCCTATTCCAAAGAAAGGGCCGAAGAAAGCCACCAGAATCGCAGCAACATTTACTGAAAGTTGGAAGATTAGGAACTTTCTTATAGATTTTAGCAATGTCCTTCCATAAAGGACAGCACGAGTTAGTGATGAGAAGTTGTCGTCCAAAATGACAATATCACTGGACTCCTTCGTCATTTCAGTCCCACTCCCCATAGCGAATCCAACATCGGCATTTTTTACAGCGGGGGCGTCATTAACGCCATCACCCGTCATACCCACAACCCAATTGCGTTCCTTGGCAGCCTTAACAAGGCGGCTTTTATCAGTTGGTAGTGCTCTTGATACGACACAAAGATTCGGAAGCATGTCGCGAACCTGAGCGTCAGACATTTCTCCCAGTTCTGTGGAGGTCGTCACAACTGGATTATCCCCTTGGATAATCCCCATTTCTTTGGCAATCGCACGCGCAGTATTCTTCGCATCACCCGTGATCATAACCACGCGAATTCCAGCTGCTTGAGCCTCTTGAACTGCAACTTTAGCTTCCTGACGAATTTCGTCTCTCAACCCGAAGATGGTGATTAAAGCAAGATTTTGAGGCAGGGAAGGATCCTCACTAATTGACTCATCGGTCACTGCTAGCCCAATCAAACGCATAGCTCGCTCGGACATCTTATCCATCTCCTCTAGCAAGTTCTCATGCGAAGGTAAAGGATGGCGCTCTCCGTTTTCGTCTATATAGGCCGTACAGTTAGCCAGCACAATTTCGGCGGCTCCTTTGACCATCGTGACTGACTTCTTACCTTTCACTTGTGAGGCTGAAAATTTGTAGAGGCTCTTGAAGGGGATATTTTGGACGAGTTCTACATCGTCTTTTTCGTTTAGGTTCTCAGCCAAGTATCTAAGTAGGGCTTTTTCAGTTGGATTAGCTCCAACAATGACAGGTTTTGGACCGGTAGTGTCAATGGCAGCGCTGGTATTGTTGCGCAAGGAGAAGACAATTTCATTGCGCAGGCCATCAGGAATTTCATCAAGCTTAGAGTGGTGCTTGCCTGTACCGTCTAGAGTATCAGCAACCTGTAATAAGCCCTGCGTCAGGGTTCCAGTTTTGTCGGAAAACAATACCGTCAGACTACCAGCTGTTTCTATTCCGAGTAGCTTCCTCACGAGAACTTTAGCCTTCAACAGCTTACGCATGTTCATCGAAAGGACGGTTGCGATCATCATTGGGAGTCCCTCTGGAACTACTACCACGATGATGATGATGGCTAATACTATTGCAGTTACGATATCGTGGACAATCTCTCCAAATGGCTGCGAGAAGTATAGGCCTACACTCTCGGCTTCAATGAAGATGTGATTTGACATGAATGCAAAGGCAATCATCACAGAACCAATGTAGCCAAAACGGCTGATTTTTTGACCAAGATCTGCTAACTTTTCTTGTAAAGGAGATAAACGGTCTTCGGCCGAAACTAACTCTTTCATGGTTTGACCGTATTTGGTCTTGTCACCAACAGCAGTGACCAGCATCACACCTTCACCATCATCAACCAAAGCCGCACGCGGAAGTTCGTTTCGCTCTTCATCAATTTTATTTGGGTCTTCGACTGGTACCTTTTTAATAGGTTCTGATTCCCCAGTTAGGGCAGCAGCGTTTACTTCGAGTTTCCCAGCGAGCAAGTATCCGTCAGCCGGCACTGTATCACCTGGTTGTAAAACAACATTATCCCCAGCAACCAAATCGTTGATGCTAATTTCTTGAAGTGTATTATCCCTGAAGGCTTTCACTTTAACTAATGATGCTTCTTCGAGAAGCTTTTGAAACTCATTCTCATTACTGTACTCTGACCAGGTCGCAACAAGAGTAGCCAACGCTACAGCAATCGCGATTCCTACACCCTCATACCAAGGAGCAAAGCCAATCAGGGAGAGGAAAACTGTTATCCCAAGCGCAGCAATCAGGATGATAATGATTGGGTCTTTCAGGTTTGCCAGTAGCTTGTCGGAAAAGCTCTCTACCTCCTGTGTAGTTACCGCGTTTGAACCATTCTGATTTCTCGACTGCAGCGCTTCTGCTTCAGTCAAACCAGGGTACTGAAATTTCATCTAGACTCCTTTGTAAAACCTCGGTTCATCACTTTGTTAAAATATTTTGACATTATGGATGCTAGCAGATTTTTCCCCTTCGTAAAGCTATTTCTATCCTTTTCTCCCATAGATTACTCATGTGAAAAATATGTGACAAATACTTCATATCATTGATAAAAATTAATCTAATCTGATTATCCTGAATTAGACGTTTACATTCTACCAAATTAAATTATGCCGCTTAGTACTATTCCGTTATCTACTGAAATTGTAATTGGAAACCATCTTCCCTTCGTTTTAATTGGAGGGATGAATGTGTTAGAGAGTCGGGAACTCACACTTAGAACAGCAGAGACCTTTGTTAACATAACAGAAAAGCTCTCGATTCCTTATGTATTCAAGGCGTCATTTGATAAAGCGAATCGCTCCTCAGTTCACTCATTTCGTGGACCTGGAATTGAAGAGGGATTGAAATGGCTGGAGGAAGTCCGTCAGGCTTTCAATGTACCTGTAATTACAGACGTACATGAGCCTCATCAAGTAAGTGCTGTCGCCTCCGTGGTAGATATACTCCAGCTGCCTGCCTTTTTATCGAGGCAAACGGATCTGGTCATAGCTCTCGCAAAGACTCAGAAAGCTATCAATATCAAAAAAGCACAATTCCTTTCTCCCTCTGAAATGGAAAATATTCTTCAGAAGTTTGAGAGCGCAGGTAATAGCCAAGTTATGCTATGTGAACGGGGGACAATGTTCGGATACAATAATTTAATTGTGGACATGTTGGGCTTTGGCTTGATGAAAAAACTAGGTGCACCTGTAATTTTTGACGCAACTCACGCAGTACAGATTCCTGGTGGACAAGGCTCTGCTGCTGGTGGTCGTCGACAGCAACTCCGAGAATTGGCCCTCTCGGGATTAGCCACTGGCATTGCGGGAATCTTTCTGGAAGCCCACCCAAATCCCTCTGAGGCAAAATGCGATGGACCCAGTGCTTGGCCTTTGGACAAATTAGAAGCTTTACTGATTCAACTTAAGAAGCAGGATGAGTTGGCTAAAAGCCTGCCACCAATTGAAGTGGAATAAGCTTGGAGGGACGGAACACCTTCTTGTTTTGCACAAGAGGGTTGGCTGGATTCAGATTTGGAAGAGAGTTTTCCAGAATCTTTTTGAGGATTGACGGCCCATCTCGGCTATGCTTTCCGTCAAGGGGATTGATTTTGGACATACCTCTACACAGTTTTGAGCGTTGCCGCAAGCAGCAATTCCGCCATCGTCCATCAGGGAGTCTAGTCGCTCATTGGCGATTAATTTTCCGGTAGGATGCATGTTGAACAGGCGTGCTTGGCTGATCGCTGCTGCTCCCACGAAATTGTTATCACGACTGTACTGAGGGCATGCTTCAACGCAGCAGCCACAGGTCATGCACTCTGAAAGTTTGTAAGCGACTCCCTGATGATCTGGTAGAATCTTATCTCCAGGCCCAAGATCATGGTAGCCATCCATCGGAACCCAGGCTTTAATCCGCTTCAGTGCTTCAAACATTCTGGAGCGGTCCACGGCTAGATCCCTGACAACGGGGAACTTGCTCAGAGGCTGCAAGGTAATTGGTTGCATTAACTTATCGATCAAAGCACTACAAGACTGGCGAGTCTTGCCATTGATCACCATTGTGCAGGTTCCGCATACTTCTTCTAGGCAGTTGCAGTCCCAAACGACCGGACGTACTTTCTTCCCTTCTGAATTGATTGGATTCTTTTGAATATCCATCAAGCAGGAAATGACATTCGAATTTGGCAGATAAGGTATCACGAAGGTCTCCCAGTAAGAGGGATGATTAGGCCCATCTTGCCGGAGGATTTTAAAGGTAATTGTCTTGTTTGACATTTCGCTCCCTAGTTCAGTCATACTTGCGTGGACGTGGTTGAATCAATGATGTATCTACAGCTTCGTAACTGATATCAGGGCCTTTTCCATTGAAAGTCGCAATCGAACTTTTCAGCCATTTCTCGTTCGATTCCTCGTAAAGCCGCATATATTCAAGGTGATCTGGCTTGAAAGAATCTTGTTTGAGGCCTCCCTCCGCCTTCAACTTGGTGTACTCAAGGAAACTTTCTGGCTTAAAATCACTTGGCTGGTTGATTTCAAATTCTGGCTTATAGTGGGCCCCCCTGAACTCGTCACGGAGCAGCGCACCTTTAGCAATTACCTTTGAAAGCTGAATCATGTTGTAGAGTTGGTTTACAAAGCTTGGCACTGGATTGGTCCAGTCACTCGTGTCCAAACATTCAACATCTTTCCAGCGTTCATCGTATTCATCAATTTTTTCAACGGTTGCAGCAAGTCTAGCATTGTCGCGAACGATGAGGACATTTGACATCATCGTTTCTGATAATTCCGCATGGAGCTTGTATGGGTTTTCCTTACCCTTCATTTGCTTGATGCTAGTAAACTTTTCTTGCCATTGTTGTTGTGACTGATCAAACAAGGAAGACGGAAGGTCAGTTGCAGACATTTTTTGATTCTTGATGTAATTCACAACTCCTGGTCCCATCATCAAGCCAGTGTATATACAGCTCAATAGTGAATTTGCTCCAAGTCGGTTGGCCCCATGGTACTGATAATCAGCTTCTCCCGCTGCATATAGCCCCTCCATTGAGGTCATTTGGTTGCGAGGGGACTGGTGATCAATAAAACCATCGGCTGTCCTGTTGTAATCTGTCCAAATCCCTCCCATCGAATAATGAACAGCTGGAAAGATTTCCATTGGCTCCTCGCGAGGATCCACCCCAGTAAATTTCTCATAAATTTCAAGGATTCCTCCAAGCCTTCTATCCAGGAATTCGCGTGAATGATGAGTAAGGTCTAAATAGACCTTCATGTCTCCATGCGCACCCAGGCCTTGATTCACACAAATATCGTAGATTTCTCTTGCACCAACATCTCTTGGGACCAAATTCCCAAATCTGGGGTATTTCTCTTCAAGAAAATATAACCGCTCTTCCGCTGGAATCTCTTTTGGATCTCTCTGATCATTGGCTTTTCTAGGAACCCAAACTCTACCACCTTCACCCCGTGCAGATTCGCTCATCAATCGCAATTTGTCACGACCAGGCACAGCCGTGGGGTGAATTTGAATGAATTCACCATTTCCATACTTAGCACCTTGTAAATAAGCTGAGGTTGTTGCAGTTCCAGTACAAACCACAGAATTTGTAGAACGACCATATACTACCCCAGGTCCTCCAGTGGCCAATATGACCACATCACCTCTCTCTGCTCGGATATCACCAGTTCTTAGATTTTGGATTACAGCCCCAACACATTTTCCATCTTCGTCCTGAACAGCCCCAAGATATTCATGCCATTCTATCTTTTCGACCAAGCCCTCAACTTCGTATCTTCGAACCTGCTCATCTAATGCATAAAGTAGCTGTTGGCCCGTGGTGGCACCAGAGAAAGCAGTCCGATGGTGTAGGGTGCCTCCAAATCTGCGGAAGTCTAAGTTGCCTTCAGGTGTTCGATTGAATGGAACCCCCATTCGATCCAGTAAATAAATGATGAAGGGGGCATGATAGCACATATCCTTACACAAAGGTTGGTGCCCCAAAAAGTCCCCTCCCTTTACGGTATCGTAGAAATGTATCTCCGGAGAATCTCCTTCTCCTTTAATATTTACTGCCCCGTTGATTCCACCCTGAGCACAAACCGAGTGGGATCGTTTCACCGGAAGGAATGAAACCAGTAGCACTGACATTCCCTGCTCCGCAATTTTCATGGTTGCGGCCAATCCAGCAAGCCCCCCTCCTACAACGATGGCTCTCTGCTTAGTCATGGATTTTTCTCCATTTTAAATTGGATGAATTTAGGCGGGTGATTCTTGAAAACTTATTACTGGAGATTCTACCAGATCGCTGACAGTGAATACAACGCTACTGCGGTCAGGAGAACAAAAACTATGATGCTCAAAACCCTAACTCTCAACTGTGCTCTGGGTGTCAGAGCAAGCCCCCAAGTCATACTGAATGTGTTGATACCATTCGCAAAATGGAAGGTTGCGCCCAAAATTCCAAGTAAATAGACACTTTTTGTGAGCCACCCGGTTTCTGCAGAAGCAAATCCCTCTGCCAAGTGTTCGAAGTGTTGGCCGTAAGTATCGGTCATCAATGGCATCACCTTAGTGTTATAAAGATGAGCAAAAATAAATAATAGAACGCCGATACCACTAATTCGCTGAAGCCAGTATAGAAGATGTGAAAAATAGTGATAGGAAGGCTGTGGGGTTGCCTCGATGGAGAGTTTTGCCCCTAAAATCGAGTGATAGAAAAGCGGTATGTAAACGAAGATGATCAGTAGCCAGATTGCTAATGGGCTTTCATAGAATGCATTCGTATGCTCGTTATATTTCTCAGCCCCTTGATGAAGATAGAGTTGGGTATAGAGGTGGTATATTAGAAAGAGGCCAACTGGGATAATACCTGTAAGACTATGAACACGGCGGGTAAAGAAATGGGAGTTCATCTAGACCTTTTTTCAGGAATAAATCGCAGGTTATAGCAGTGAGTCTCTCCAGTCACACTTTAGGCCAGCTGAGCAGAAAGCTTAATCT comes from SAR324 cluster bacterium and encodes:
- a CDS encoding ABC transporter ATP-binding protein: MREVLRNVSLKIQEGQIVALLGRSGSGKSTLLNLLAGIDEPSSGSIRIAKTMLNELDEHQRTLFRRKNIGFVFQSFNLIPTLTVEENLLLPMELNGISVKIAKARVAEFMQELGLGDRLESFSDRLSGGEQQRVAIARALVHEPNLVLADEPTGNLDRQTGEQALGLFRELIRKAGKTMIVATHSSDVLGIADRVISLEGGKLIENDAPN
- a CDS encoding cell division protein ZapA, with translation MSDAKADRKQYQIIVNGNRFAIASPYGEEHIRKVESFLEQQISTIQQSSSSISSSNLYLLVALNLADQLMRQKQQPQYDEMEKNLRDLCERLDQVLVQA
- a CDS encoding calcium-translocating P-type ATPase, PMCA-type; this translates as MKFQYPGLTEAEALQSRNQNGSNAVTTQEVESFSDKLLANLKDPIIIILIAALGITVFLSLIGFAPWYEGVGIAIAVALATLVATWSEYSNENEFQKLLEEASLVKVKAFRDNTLQEISINDLVAGDNVVLQPGDTVPADGYLLAGKLEVNAAALTGESEPIKKVPVEDPNKIDEERNELPRAALVDDGEGVMLVTAVGDKTKYGQTMKELVSAEDRLSPLQEKLADLGQKISRFGYIGSVMIAFAFMSNHIFIEAESVGLYFSQPFGEIVHDIVTAIVLAIIIIVVVVPEGLPMMIATVLSMNMRKLLKAKVLVRKLLGIETAGSLTVLFSDKTGTLTQGLLQVADTLDGTGKHHSKLDEIPDGLRNEIVFSLRNNTSAAIDTTGPKPVIVGANPTEKALLRYLAENLNEKDDVELVQNIPFKSLYKFSASQVKGKKSVTMVKGAAEIVLANCTAYIDENGERHPLPSHENLLEEMDKMSERAMRLIGLAVTDESISEDPSLPQNLALITIFGLRDEIRQEAKVAVQEAQAAGIRVVMITGDAKNTARAIAKEMGIIQGDNPVVTTSTELGEMSDAQVRDMLPNLCVVSRALPTDKSRLVKAAKERNWVVGMTGDGVNDAPAVKNADVGFAMGSGTEMTKESSDIVILDDNFSSLTRAVLYGRTLLKSIRKFLIFQLSVNVAAILVAFFGPFFGIGLPLTMTQMLWINLVMDTLAAIAFAGEAALSRYMKEPPIPKNAPLITPDMWSAIFTNGIAMAIMSLFFLTSDGLSSFFACDESRCGLPTDPGYNPDAVLLTAFFAFFVFINNFNKFNSRTEGTDLFEYIGENKNFLRVVGLIFFLQIIFTYLGGEVLRTVGLGFGEWLMVLILAVLIIPVDQIRKRIRDRIMEAMEAKGRQGHREGMLRGQEHERVEIARRLVNSETEMSIDVVATATKMKPEELERLKA
- a CDS encoding tyrosine-type recombinase/integrase, which gives rise to MELLLQEFMEWLKSQSYSDSSLKNHHDDTQQFLHWYVATTEAGDLGKVNHLLMGQYRDQLLDFMQPSSVCRHLSSLKLFLNCAEGKNWIRVNPLHLVKFPEIPPKPPELLSTNEVEDLLEAPSDDHYLGLRDRAMLELLYSSGLKVHELLNLDTSDLFLDLGFLKVRGRRERMVPVTTMAIEVLQKYLKEGRQDRLRFEEDLCLFPNRDGERMTRVGFWFMIKKHAKRAGIQSRINARILRHSFAAHLLENGLDLTDLAQLFGYVSLDATLQYAHINRPDYVEVYRRCHPGIVGVVNRDQNGA
- a CDS encoding MFS transporter, with protein sequence MHSDNKASLFTPVLLAGSVILMVGFAIRASFGVFQVPIGTEFLWPRSEFSLAIAIQNLAWGIGQPLFSVIAEKWGDRKAIVLGALLYALGLVLSSYAVTPEALQILEILVGFGIAGTGFGVILAVVGRSTSPENRSLALGITTAAGSAGQIVGPPTASWLLGIMPWSEVFLVFAVSILFVLVVLPFLRSTNFATRQDLEESLEEVCGRAFKDPSFIMIFLGFFSCGFQLAFITAHFPALVEEMCMGIPQDSLLRSIGVSTTSALGAFSIAMIGIANLLGTIAAGALGKYFLKKNLLSLIYLGRTIAAAAFIMLPITSNSVLLFSAVMGSLWLATVPLTSGLVAYNYGLKYMGTLYGLVFLSHQLGGFAGVWLGGLFYDEFGSYDVVWWVGVGVGAFSVIVHLPVKEQPLLKRAAVGY